A DNA window from Arachis hypogaea cultivar Tifrunner chromosome 18, arahy.Tifrunner.gnm2.J5K5, whole genome shotgun sequence contains the following coding sequences:
- the LOC112770525 gene encoding potassium channel AKT1 — MKRKMRRRGKKVFARLCGGARGGDDDEDEEDTFPESQRRDHIAEFDYEGSQYSLAGLPLPSLGSTSHRLKLRPYIVSPFNHNYRLWQTFLVFLVFYNAWVCPFEFAFLNQKMVAIFVADNVVNGFFAVDIVLTFFVAYLDKTTYLLVDDKSLIALRYAKSWLALDVISTIPSEVAHRFLPAALKKYAYFNMLRLWRLRRVSALFARLEKDRHYNYFWVRCSKLICVTLFAAHFAACIFHFITLNRETGQTWLSLLPEVDDHSVTNLYIASIYWSIATLTTVGYGDLHPTNTRETLFDTFYMLFNLGLTAYLIGNMTNLVVHGTSRTRKYRDTIQAVTSFAKRNKLPVLMQEQMIAHLHMKYRTDIEGLQQQEIIELLPKAIRSSISHYLFYELLEDIYLFNGVSHDLLFQLVSEMKPEYFPPKEDVILQNEAPTDFYVLVTGAVEVILKGQNRTEQVVGEIKAGELVGEVGVLCYRPQMFTVRTKRLCQLLRLSRTTFINLAHSNVGDGTIMMNNFLKHLHESQAPGMDIIFRETEAMLARGKLDLPISTCFAVNRNDDILLQRLLKKGMDPNEGDPDGRTPLHIAASKGNEKCISVLLEYDADPNIRDKEGNLPLFEALISGNDSIVKLLLEHGAVLEPADAGHLACIAVEKNSMELLNRICQYGWDVTQPTHNGTTALHTAVCEGNLQMTKFLVEKGANIDLQDATGWTPRTLADQQDHDEIKSMFQKIGERTGPIPAAIPPSNRKHLPNLGRYQSEPTMRSIPQTNIGQFHSPRNPEDMFFDNTKRRRNNNFNNSIFGMMSAANHNQREREASKKFNNHRLNKDDFVGRLTLSCPEKGEHAGKLVMLPNTIQELLDIGAKMFDFTAVKILTKEGAEVDDINLIRDGDHLIIAHK; from the exons atgaaaagaaaaatgagaaggcGTGGAAAGAAGGTATTTGCAAGATTGTGTGGTGGTGCCCGTGGTGGTGACGACGACGAGGACGAAGAAGACACCTTTCCTGAGAGCCAAAGGAGGGATCACATTGCGGAGTTTGATTATGAAGGAAGCCAATACAGCCTCGCCGGTCTTCCTCTTCCCTCGCTCGGCTCCACTTCCCACAGACTCAAGCTCCGTCCTTACATTGTTTCTCCCTTCAACCACAATTACAG ACTTTGGCAGACATTtctggtgttcttggtgttctatAATGCATGGGTTTGTCCCTTTGAATTTGCATTCCTTAACCAAAAAATGGTCGCAATCTTCGTAGCTGACAATGTTGTCAATGGATTCTTTGCTGTTGACATTGTTCTCACCTTCTTTGTTGCATACCTAGACAAGACTACCTATTTGCTAGTTGATGATAAAAGCCTAATTGCTTTGAGGTATGCCAAATCATGGTTGGCTTTAGATGTCATCTCCACTATCCCCTCTGAAGTTGCTCATAGGTTTTTGCCCGCTGCCCTGAAAAAATATGCTTACTTCAACATGCTTCGCCTTTGGCGTCTTCGCCGAGTCAGTGCCTTGTTTGCAAG ATTAGAGAAGGACAGGCATTATAATTACTTCTGGGTTCGCTGCTCAAAACTGATCTGT GTTACATTATTCGCAGCTCATTTTGCTGCTTGCATTTTCCATTTTATCACTCTGAATCGTGAAACCGGACAAACATGGCTTTCGCTTCTTCCGGAAGTCGATGATCATAGTGTCACAAATCTCTATATAGCATCAATTTACTGGTCCATAGCAACTCTTACAACGGTTGGTTATGGAGATCTACATCCTACGAACACAAGGGAGACTCTTTTTGATACTTTCTATATGCTCTTCAATCTTGGGCTAACTGCATATCTCATAGGTAACATGACAAATTTGGTCGTTCATGGGACAAGCAGAACTAGGAAATAT AGAGACACAATTCAAGCTGTGACAAGTTTTGCCAAACGGAATAAATTGCCTGTTCTCATGCAAGAACAGATGATTGCACATTTGCATATGAAGTACAGAACTGATATAGAAGGGCTGCAGCAGCAAGAGATTATCGAATTACTCCCGAAAGCTATTCGTTCTAGCATCTCTCATTACCTATTCTATGAACTTTTGGAGGATATCTACTTGTTTAATGGGGTGTCACATGATCTGCTTTTTCAACTG GTCTCAGAGATGAAGCCCGAGTATTTTCCTCCAAAGGAAGATGTGATTTTGCAGAATGAAGCACCAACAGACTTCTATGTATTGGTCACTGGTGCTGTG GAAGTTATTCTCAAAGGACAGAATAGAACTGAACAG GTAGTTGGTGAGATAAAGGCAGGAGAATTAGTTGGAGAAGTTGGAGTTTTATGTTACAGGCCCCAGATGTTTACAGTTCGGACCAAACGATTGTGCCAACTTCTGCGCTTGAGCCGGACTACATTTATAAATCTTGCTCACTCCAATGTTGGAGATGGGACAATTATGATGAACAATTTTCTTAAG CATTTGCATGAATCCCAGGCACCAGGAATGGATATTATTTTCCGAGAGACAGAGGCCATGCTGGCACGTGGTAAATTGGATTTGCCTATCAGCACATGCTTTGCAGTAAACCGAAATGATGATATATTGTTGCAACGGCTGCTGAAGAAGGGTATGGATCCAAATGAAGGCGACCCAGATGGAAGGACACCGCTG CATATTGCAGCTTCTAAAGGCAATGAGAAGTGTATATCTGTGCTTCTGGAATATGATGCTGATCCCAACATCAGAG ATAAGGAAGGAAATCTTCCACTGTTTGAAGCACTTATAAGTGGTAACGACTCCATTGTGAAACTCCTTCTGGAGCATGGTGCAGTGTTAGAACCTGCCGATGCAGGCCACCTGGCATGCATTGCTGTTGAGAAAAATAGCATGGAACTGCTCAATAGAATTTGTCAATATGGTTGGGATGTGACACAACCCACACACAATGGAACCACTGCTCTTCACACTGCAGTGTGTGAAGGAAACCTCCAAATGACAAAGTTCCTTGTCGAAAAAGGAGCCAACATTGATCTGCAAGACGCTACCGGCTGGACTCCAAGGACCTTGGCGGATCAACAAGACCATGATGAAATCAAAAGTATGTTTCAGAAGATTGGAGAGAGGACAGGTCCAATTCCTGCTGCTATTCCACCATCAAATCGCAAGCACTTGCCTAACCTTGGAAGGTACCAAAGTGAACCAACTATGCGTAGTATTCCCCAAACAAACATTGGACAGTTCCACTCGCCACGCAATCCAGAAGATATGTTCTTTGACAAtactaaaagaagaagaaacaacaaTTTTAACAATTCCATTTTTGGGATGATGTCGGCAGCTAACCATA ATCAAAGAGAGCGTGAGGCATCCAAAAAATTTAACAATCATAGGTTGAACAaggatgactttgttggcagaTTGACATTAAGTTGTCCTGAAAAGGGTGAACATGCTGGAAAGCTTGTTATGCTGCCAAATACCATTCAGGAACTGCTAGATATTGGAGCTAAAATGTTTGACTTTACTGCTGTCAAAATTTTGACCAAAGAAGGAGCTGAAGTGGATGACATAAATCTCATAAGAGATGGTGATCATCTTATTATTGCACATAAATGA